A stretch of the Aegilops tauschii subsp. strangulata cultivar AL8/78 chromosome 4, Aet v6.0, whole genome shotgun sequence genome encodes the following:
- the LOC109763005 gene encoding protein RBL isoform X1 encodes MDGETHSFNVVGKPGGFLFGARASSRKRAPPAASDPLQGDFPETIEEFLQHGNMKCIAFNRRGTLLAAGCANGSCVIWDFETRGLAREFRDKDCTAPITSVSWSKYGHRLLASATDKSLTLWNVVTGEKIARITLQQTPLHARLHPGSSIPSVCLACPLSSAPILVDLNTGSTIVLPVSASDSGNVPLPNSRKFSDGSPPFTPTAATFDKNGELIYVGNSKGEILIVDSKGIQVLGLIPIPGGTVVKDIVFSRDGQYLLTNSNDRVIRVYENILPINGSGKEIEKIITSNNNDYESKYEKLKANGARCLVLSCEVSDAIAKVQWKAPCFSGDAEWIVGASASKGEHRLHIWDRAGRLIKILEGPKEALIDLAWHPFDPTIASVSVAGLTYIWAKEHVENWSAFAPDFIELEENEEYVEREDEFDINAYAERVEELMIDQDAEIDVETCEKNSSFSDFEDSADEIIYLPAIPSPDAPDEQPDKCLVSSSKLEDSNHSGSPPSSMDAVQNGLAIPPASSPLEVVDNSMAEEPSAEAANAKRKRRLSAKGLEMQQAEKVKKPPIKMSSNGKPSKPKSKPVVEPVNGNSSAKIKQQLLEPVNGNSSAADIDDEATEDDEM; translated from the exons ATGGACGGCGAGACACACTCTTTTAATGTCGTGGGTAAGCCGGGAGGCTTCCTCTTCGGCGCGAGGGCTTCGTCCCGTAAAAGGGCTCCGCCGGCCGCTTCCG ATCCGTTGCAAGGGGATTTTCCTGAGACTATTGAGGAGTTCTTGCAGCATGGGAATATGAAATGCATTGCGTTTAACCGCAGGGGAACTCTCCTTGCAG CTGGATGTGCAAATGGTAGCTGTGTTATCTGGGACTTTGAAACAAGGGGACTTGCAAGAGAATTTCGTGATAAAGATTGTactgcacctataaccagtgtcAGCTGGTCTAAGTATGGTCACCGTTTGCTTGCCTCTGCTACTGATAAGTCACTGACACTTTGGAATGTGGTAACTGGGGAAAAGATTGCCCGCATAACTCTTCAGCAGACTCCATTGCATGCCCGTCTTCATCCTGGTTCATCCATCCCTTCTGTATGCTTAGCATGTCCTCTCTCTTCTGCACCTATTCTTGTTGATTTGAATACTGGAAGTACCATAGTCCTTCCAGTTTCTGCATCTGACAGTGGTAATGTCCCTTTACCTAATTCACGTAAATTTTCGGATGGTTCTCCTCCTTTTACACCAACTGCTGCAACGTTTGATAAGAATGGAGAGCTGATATATGTGGGCAATTCCAAGGGAGAGATATTAATTGTAGATTCAAAAGGCATCCAAGTACTTGGGTTAATTCCCATCCCAGGTGGAACAGTTGTTAAGGACATTGTTTTcagcagagatggccaatatctGCTAACGAACTCTAATGATCGTGTCATTAGAGTCTATGAGAATATTCTGCCCATTAATGGTTCTGGGAAGGAGATTGAAAAAATAATCACCAGCAACAATAATGACTATGAAAGCAAGTATGAGAAGCTAAAAGCAAATGGTGCACGCTGCTTAGTTCTTTCTTGCGAAGTCTCAGATGCCATTGCAAAGGTACAGTGGAAGGCACCATGCTTCAGTGGTGATGCTGAGTGGATTGTTGGTGCTTCTGCAAGCAAAGGAGAGCACAGATTGCACATATGGGACCGAGCAGGGCGTCTTATAAAGATCCTTGAAGGTCCAAAGGAAGCTCTCATTGATCTCGCTTGGCATCCATTTGATCCTACAATTGCTTCAGTGTCTGTGGCAGGCTTAACATACATTTGGGCAAAGGAACATGTAGAGAATTGGAGTGCGTTTGCTCCTGATTTTATAGAACTAGAAGAAAACGAGGAATATGTTGAACGAGAGGACGAGTTCGACATAAATGCATATGCAGAAAGG GTTGAAGAACTGATGATAGATCAGGATGCAGAGATTGATGTTGAAACATGTGAGAAGAACTCATCATTCAGTGATTTTGAGGACTCAGCAGATGAGATCATCTACTTGCCTGCTATTCCTTCCCCGGATGCTCCTGATGAGCAGCCAGACAAGTGCCTAGTAAGCTCATCAAAATTGGAGGATAGCAATCATTCTGGTTCGCCCCCATCCTCAATGGATGCTGTGCAGAATGGTCTAGCCATTCCTCCCGCATCTAGTCCATTGGAAG TTGTTGACAATTCCATGGCCGAAGAGCCATCAGCGGAAGCGGCAAACGCAAAGCGGAAGAGGAGGCTATCAGCCAAGGGGCTGGAGATGCAGCAGGCTGAAAAAGTGAAGAAACCACCCATAAAGATGTCGTCCAACGGCAAGCCGTCGAAGCCCAAGAGCAAGCCGGTGGTGGAACCTGTCAACGGCAACAGCTCGGCCAAGATCAAGCAGCAGCTGCTGGAACCTGTCAACGGGAACAGCTCGGCCGCCGACATTGACGACGAAGCGACCGAGGACGACGAGATGTAA
- the LOC109763005 gene encoding protein RBL isoform X2 — translation MNVPIVDPLQGDFPETIEEFLQHGNMKCIAFNRRGTLLAAGCANGSCVIWDFETRGLAREFRDKDCTAPITSVSWSKYGHRLLASATDKSLTLWNVVTGEKIARITLQQTPLHARLHPGSSIPSVCLACPLSSAPILVDLNTGSTIVLPVSASDSGNVPLPNSRKFSDGSPPFTPTAATFDKNGELIYVGNSKGEILIVDSKGIQVLGLIPIPGGTVVKDIVFSRDGQYLLTNSNDRVIRVYENILPINGSGKEIEKIITSNNNDYESKYEKLKANGARCLVLSCEVSDAIAKVQWKAPCFSGDAEWIVGASASKGEHRLHIWDRAGRLIKILEGPKEALIDLAWHPFDPTIASVSVAGLTYIWAKEHVENWSAFAPDFIELEENEEYVEREDEFDINAYAERVEELMIDQDAEIDVETCEKNSSFSDFEDSADEIIYLPAIPSPDAPDEQPDKCLVSSSKLEDSNHSGSPPSSMDAVQNGLAIPPASSPLEVVDNSMAEEPSAEAANAKRKRRLSAKGLEMQQAEKVKKPPIKMSSNGKPSKPKSKPVVEPVNGNSSAKIKQQLLEPVNGNSSAADIDDEATEDDEM, via the exons ATGAATGTGCCCATAGTCG ATCCGTTGCAAGGGGATTTTCCTGAGACTATTGAGGAGTTCTTGCAGCATGGGAATATGAAATGCATTGCGTTTAACCGCAGGGGAACTCTCCTTGCAG CTGGATGTGCAAATGGTAGCTGTGTTATCTGGGACTTTGAAACAAGGGGACTTGCAAGAGAATTTCGTGATAAAGATTGTactgcacctataaccagtgtcAGCTGGTCTAAGTATGGTCACCGTTTGCTTGCCTCTGCTACTGATAAGTCACTGACACTTTGGAATGTGGTAACTGGGGAAAAGATTGCCCGCATAACTCTTCAGCAGACTCCATTGCATGCCCGTCTTCATCCTGGTTCATCCATCCCTTCTGTATGCTTAGCATGTCCTCTCTCTTCTGCACCTATTCTTGTTGATTTGAATACTGGAAGTACCATAGTCCTTCCAGTTTCTGCATCTGACAGTGGTAATGTCCCTTTACCTAATTCACGTAAATTTTCGGATGGTTCTCCTCCTTTTACACCAACTGCTGCAACGTTTGATAAGAATGGAGAGCTGATATATGTGGGCAATTCCAAGGGAGAGATATTAATTGTAGATTCAAAAGGCATCCAAGTACTTGGGTTAATTCCCATCCCAGGTGGAACAGTTGTTAAGGACATTGTTTTcagcagagatggccaatatctGCTAACGAACTCTAATGATCGTGTCATTAGAGTCTATGAGAATATTCTGCCCATTAATGGTTCTGGGAAGGAGATTGAAAAAATAATCACCAGCAACAATAATGACTATGAAAGCAAGTATGAGAAGCTAAAAGCAAATGGTGCACGCTGCTTAGTTCTTTCTTGCGAAGTCTCAGATGCCATTGCAAAGGTACAGTGGAAGGCACCATGCTTCAGTGGTGATGCTGAGTGGATTGTTGGTGCTTCTGCAAGCAAAGGAGAGCACAGATTGCACATATGGGACCGAGCAGGGCGTCTTATAAAGATCCTTGAAGGTCCAAAGGAAGCTCTCATTGATCTCGCTTGGCATCCATTTGATCCTACAATTGCTTCAGTGTCTGTGGCAGGCTTAACATACATTTGGGCAAAGGAACATGTAGAGAATTGGAGTGCGTTTGCTCCTGATTTTATAGAACTAGAAGAAAACGAGGAATATGTTGAACGAGAGGACGAGTTCGACATAAATGCATATGCAGAAAGG GTTGAAGAACTGATGATAGATCAGGATGCAGAGATTGATGTTGAAACATGTGAGAAGAACTCATCATTCAGTGATTTTGAGGACTCAGCAGATGAGATCATCTACTTGCCTGCTATTCCTTCCCCGGATGCTCCTGATGAGCAGCCAGACAAGTGCCTAGTAAGCTCATCAAAATTGGAGGATAGCAATCATTCTGGTTCGCCCCCATCCTCAATGGATGCTGTGCAGAATGGTCTAGCCATTCCTCCCGCATCTAGTCCATTGGAAG TTGTTGACAATTCCATGGCCGAAGAGCCATCAGCGGAAGCGGCAAACGCAAAGCGGAAGAGGAGGCTATCAGCCAAGGGGCTGGAGATGCAGCAGGCTGAAAAAGTGAAGAAACCACCCATAAAGATGTCGTCCAACGGCAAGCCGTCGAAGCCCAAGAGCAAGCCGGTGGTGGAACCTGTCAACGGCAACAGCTCGGCCAAGATCAAGCAGCAGCTGCTGGAACCTGTCAACGGGAACAGCTCGGCCGCCGACATTGACGACGAAGCGACCGAGGACGACGAGATGTAA